From one Thamnophis elegans isolate rThaEle1 chromosome 9, rThaEle1.pri, whole genome shotgun sequence genomic stretch:
- the DOK1 gene encoding docking protein 1, with amino-acid sequence MDPPVKSGPLLLQQPSGLLLGAKRWKKSWFVLYPASPHGVARLEFFDCKEGAAPADRISTKKLDKKIVRLADCVSVAPALDCSPKDGLAAFCLETSSRTYVFASEPSEAADWMAKLCEAAFLTNPGKMTPSATLEAVGERDLEMATNSIYYSREEVNEFWVTVQKTEAAERCKLQGRYLLKASWNELILREAPSSLPLYTWPYRLLRRYGRDKVMFSFEAGRRCESGAGNFTFETKQGSEIFHVVEAAIQAQKAQVEEHRQSSSSLEMEAPGIFSLQSAMANSLSLEGEGTAASPERRAPRGALAARASVAGEGKEATVPKGQNPWLSSPSLRPSLSGTAGSLEDTSNVYSEPLDALKGTRLRPDSLYADPLDSQWQEEGPGRGSSLAEEQPRARTGEGHGLPSDKQHIYDEPEGRAPWPTPASAAIYDEARLPCEAWRTQGLESQAGYELLYLPGTGDYAVPAFHQKAGLKPSRPSPAPKPPRAHKKSAQLEASKPRAAPTPGLEGACNSNNSNNASDPLYSRVIKPPSAPGPLGPEQSVDEGRPAAVYEDLGEI; translated from the exons ATGGACCCCCCGGTGAAGTCGGGGCCGCTCCTGCTCCAGCAGCCGTCGGGTTTGCTCCTGGGGGCCAAG CGGTGGAAGAAAAGCTGGTTTGTGTTGTACCCAGCGAGTCCTCATGGAGTTGCCCGTCTTGAGTTCTTTGACTGCAAGGAAGGGGCTGCTCCAGCTGACCGGATCAGTACCAAGAAGCTGGACAAGAAGATTGTGAGGCTGGCAGACTGTGTGAGTGTGGCTCCTGCCCTGGACTGCAGCCCCAAGGACGGCTTGGCTGCTTTCTGCCTGGAGACCAGCAGCCGCACCTACGTCTTTGCCTCTGAGCCATCGGAGGCGGCTGACTGGATGGCCAAGCTCTGCGAGGCAGCCTTTCTG ACTAACCCTGGGAAAATGACCCCCTCTGCTACGTTGGAGGCCGTTGGAGAACGGGACCTGGAAATGGCCACAAATTCCATTTACTACTCAAGAGAAGAAG TGAATGAGTTCTGGGTCACCGTGCAGAAGACGGAAGCGGCCGAGCGCTGCAAGCTGCAAGGGAGGTATCTGCTGAAGGCTTCTTGGAACGAGCTCATCCTCAGAGAGGCCCCCTCCAGCCTGCCCCTCTACACGTGGCCCTATCGCCTCCTCCGCAGATACGGCAGGGACAAG GTGATGTTCTCCTTCGAAGCTGGCCGCCGTTGTGAATCCGGTGCCGGCAACTTCACTTTTGAGACCAAGCAGGGCAGCGAGATCTTCCACGTGGTGGAGGCTGCCATCCAGGCCCAGAAGGCCCAGGTGGAAGAGCATCGGCAAAGCAGCAGCTCCCTTGAGATGGAGGCCCCCGGCATCTTCTCCCTCCAGAGTGCCATGGCCAACTCCCTCAGCCTGGAGGGCGAGGGCACGGCTGCTTCTCCGGAGAGACGGGCGCCCAGGGGTGCCCTGGCAGCCAGGGCCAGCGTCgctggggaggggaaggaggccACCGTGCCCAAAGGGCAAAACCCCTGGCTGAGCTCCCCCTCGCTGCGGCCCTCCCTCTCCGGGACGGCTGGCTCTTTGGAGGACACCAGCAACGTCTACTCTGAGCCTCTGGATGCGTTGAAGGGCACGCGGCTCCGCCCAGACTCCCTGTACGCTGACCCCCTTGACAGCCAGTGGCAGGAAGAAGGTCCAGGCCGGGGTTCCAGCCTGGCAGAGGAGCAGCCCAGGGCACGGACGGGCGAGGGCCACGGGCTGCCGAGCGACAAGCAGCACATCTATGATGAGCCTGAAGGAAGGGCCCCGTGGCCCACCCCTGCTTCGGCCGCCATTTACGACGAGGCACGCCTCCCCTGCGAGGCCTGGCGGACTCAGGGCTTGGAGAGCCAAGCTGGCTATGAGTTGCTGTACCTTCCTGGAACCGGTGATTATGCCGTCCCTGCCTTCCACCAAAAGGCCGGGCTGAAACCCTCCAGGCCTAGCCCTGCCCCCAAGCCCCCCCGGGCGCACAAGAAATCTGCTCAGCTGGAGGCCAGTAAGCCCAGAGCGGCCCCCACCCCGGGCCTGGAGGGGGCCtgcaacagcaacaacagcaacaacgcCAGCGACCCCCTCTACAGCCGCGTGATCAAACCACCCTCGGCCCCTGGCCCTTTGGGACCTGAGCAATCGGTGGACGAAGGCCGGCCGGCTGCTGTGTATGAAGATCTGGGGGAGATCTGA